The genome window GAGGAGTTGTGAGCCATGTGCATGGTGGCTGTAAACCACCTGGTCGTTCTTACTGATTGCGGTCAAAGTGGTCAGGGCAGCGGCTCCATGAACGGACTTCTTCTCTTCTGTAGCCAGTCGTTGCAACATGATCCGCATTGTAACAAAATCTTGGTCGTGCACGGCTCGGCGCTGAGACCCTTCGCAGACCCTTCAGAAACAGTcacccaaaaatgaaaatgatgaggACTTAGCAACAGCAAGACAGTAAGAAAACAAGAGTATAACAGAGGAAGGGAAGAAAGGGATGATAAGAAGAAAGATCAGGGAAACAAGTGGACTGTATTGTGAttcaatagtattgagtattatgattttcttttttttctgtaacaaaaacaaaagttgaaaaatacacttctagagacaaaaTATCATGAgccatttctaaaaactaattgGTTTTctaacatttatttcatttgtaaagacaTGCATTTTCTGCAATTTCTGCTTTTGGCCTAAAATATTTAGGTGAagcattgttaaaaaaagaagaaaacaaaaaaaaatttgattctATTTTCTATTAAATTCTATTTTAAAAAATCGTTGCTAAAAGAATCACAATACATAcctccaccccccaccccacccctagCCATTATGGTGAAATCCATCTTAAATGCATTTCGTTTGTTTAAAGACAAATGTAATTTGTCTTTAAATTTCAGATACTGGTTTTCCTCTACAACAATTCATACAATTTCATCAGCCAAGTGTGTTTGTAAAGACGCAGTCTTTTAAAGTTgtattttataataattaaaGAGACAAGGTGTGGTGAgcaaaatagaaagaaaatcaCAGAACACTGTGTAATTGTTTATCTAGTGTCAATAAGATGGCCCTCTGTGCTTCTTTAACCTTGTAGTTTAAATCAGCCGGATGCTGCTGATGTGAGCTCGCTGAATTAATTGCAATGTGAGCCTTGATGAGCAATGAAAGGTTGCCTGGCTACTGATGTACAGTGTGGCTTTCAAGGGCACAATTTCATTATGCATTCTGAGGTAAAAGAGGAGAAATAGATTTAataataaaagctaaaaggtGCTCTGAGAACAGATAAGAGCGATGGATAATCTCAgtccttctttctctccttatCTGTAAATCAACTGCTTTAATCTTTGGAAATTAAAGTTAGAGATTCACAGGTGTACATCATTCATGATAGCAGGGttcgttgtgttttctgatattAAACTGTGGCAATCAGCATGGAGGACTGAAAGAAATGTACAGTGGTGTGCTGGTGTTTGCAGAGTTGCAGTGAGTAGTGTTTAGCTGCCACCTGCTGGCGTGTCTCGGCCTTGTCTCATGTTTGAACGTAAAATATAGAAAGAGGATTGTGATACAGTATGTCATCAAACTTTAggttttttgtatttcaacataaaaaatcattgtccttatttccctttgttttgtgtattttcatgTGGTTATTGGCTTTAGTGTGAGGCCTCTGCCTGTAGATAGGAAATTGTAAAATCTGGCCTGGATCAGAGCCTATTGCAGTTTTCCATATTGTTGTTTTCTTCCGGATTCTGGTGGAACAGACATGATGTTGCCATACAAATTAAAGCAACGTGATCTTAGAACGCATATAACCTGAAATCTAACGTCATATGACCTAAATTGTCTAAACTTGAGGCCCTGTCATGTAAAGGGGTcctaaaatatatatagttttGGGACCGTCAATAGTTTATTTGATACTGTAATTGTATTCTGCACATTCTAAAATACatctgtttaaaatcaaaatgccTCAGAATAATTGAAATTCATTGTACCTGGCAACAGGTAGTGTTCCAACAAAAAAGTACTGGTTGGTTTATGGGGCTGTAGACAACCTTTTAGTTTTTGGAGTTGTCAATTGTAGTCTGCTGTGTGCTCCGTACTTGTGGAGTTCTTTAGGGTAACAGACTGGTTATATGATGCAAAGAGAGCAGGAAAATTAGAAGTTCAGCTCAGGCCTGCTAGTTGGTCACATGGCCACGGGCCTATAAGGTTAAGAGATACGTTATgtttctatccatccatccatccatccatcttcatccgcttatccagtaacgggtcgcgggggcagcagctccagcaggggaccccaaacttccctctcccaagccacatcaaccagctccgactgggggatcccgaggcgttcccaggccaggttggagatataatctctccacctagtcctgggtcttcctcgaggcctcctcccagctggatgtgcctatAATTAGATAAAAATCACACAAATGTGAAACACTGCATAAAAAACACTGAACCACCTTTGTTTATGAGCAGACCAGTTgtgatttctatttctttttttcttttttaatacgAGTCATCATAGAAATTCCCTTTAACAcgttctgtctgtctcctttctCAGCGGTGTCAAACCTGGACATAGAGAGCAAGCTGTTGCTTCACTATCAGGCTCCATGGCACCAGCAACACAACGTGTTTCATCCTTGTACCCGACCACCATGCCTGGAGGAGCTGCACAGAAGCGCTCAGCTCAATCTCAGAGCCCTGCACAGAGGTGAGAGAGGCTGATCCGGTCCGAACAGATGCATTTAGTTGTGTACAATTTACACAGATTGTGAgttttcatgtttgtgtgtatgggtgtCACAGACGAACAACAGCGCCCCCGGTCCACGAGTCGGGAGAGAAACAGGGTGACCATCTCTATCTCAGTGGCGCCCCCTATGCCCACCTTCCCCTCACCACACAGCATCCGCCGACAACAGAGGAGTCGCCTGGCACGAGCGGTAAGGATGACACATATCTCACAATCAAACAATCGGGAAATTGTTTACTTTAAATGGCAAGaactatatattatatgatTGTATTTTTTATCAAGTAGTTTAGGGGTTTCACTGAATGAGAACTTACGTAGTTGAATCAGAATTGTCATGTCTTGCCTTTTGTCAAATCATGTGNNNNNNNNNNGGGGGGGACCATTGGTCACAAATCATGGAAAGTAAAACTTAAATCTGTCAGAAGGGCCGTTGGATTTATTCACgcactttaaaaagatttattaaaagcttcacttttaacatttttatttacagcaaTACTAATATCATAATAGGATGTATATTAACTTATTGGTAGTTCTATGTAAAGTCAGTCATTGAGCACCCCCATATGGCCAAAATGGCATTATCCTTTTTTCATAgctatataaatgaaatgaTCCATGATACATTTTAGTTCTATGTTACGAATTGTCAACTGGTCGAAATGGCAGAGATTTGGACAGAGGCCGAAGCTTCAACGAGCACTCGCAACCACTTTAATGTggttgagaaataaaatgtttttgtcatttcatcATTAGAAATGCAACTGTAACAAGCATCACACTATCACTTACGTGATCAAATTCATTTTTAGATGCAACAAATGATATATACAGCTACAAAAAAGCCTGAAGTCTAAAAGTTAGAACAGAAGCACAAAGAGTTGTTTCTATGAAGATGATACATTGTCTCGTTTCGTCCCATTGGTGTAAACTGGCAGGTTTcagaacattattaaaaaataaaagtaaacaaagttACCCACTGAACAACTGGACAGTTTGTCTTGTACATATTGAGTGAGGTATGGAATAGTGAAGAAATTAAGGAAATTAAGtggaacatcaaaaaaaaaagaagtaaaaagtccCTTTTTCTTATATTATTTGTGCTAATAAACACCATATTAAATACGTGTTACAACAAACTGACACAATATCTCATTCTGATGTTGCCATGCAgcaagagagagcagagagggagcGCGAGTTAGACTATCAACCCAGGAAGGTAAAACAGaaatttgtctgtgtgttaatgTCTTTTAATGTCTAACATGTAGACGCCTGCTGTAAGATTTGTGTGTATGCACCTGTGTAGAGTCACTGCTGTGCGTCTGAAGATTCACGTAACATGGCACCACACGCGCTTTATTCcagtataaaaaatgttttttctctgttaTGTGATTGTACTGGTACCAGTTGACCATACCAAATAAATTGGGATACATTATAGGTATGTTATGTTTGGAACTTTTTAATCACACTAATTTAACCTTAATTTCTTGCTGTCTGAATCTATTGAAGGAGAGGacagtgagagaaacagagatCCAGACCGTACAGAGAAAAGTAAGTAAATTATCTAacacagtgagaaaaaaagctttaattGTATTAGTGAAGGACCTCACTGATTTGACCTGCACTCAGCAATaattgtttgtgcatgtgcatgcgTTCCTGCTGCGACAGGAGAGGCCCGGGAGGGAAGCAGATGTTCAGACGATCCAAAGAAAGGTAAAAGAGATGTTTATCAATCAACTACACCAGACTTCTACTGCCTTTAATTATTTCAGGTGTTCCTTAATGTCTTATTGAAAGGCAGGATACACAGGATTTTACCAAAATGGAGATTATTTTAAGACTGTTAGCAAGAGGAAACTACAAAAATTGTCTGTTGCATTCATCCTTCACCTTTTGACATTCCGTTAAATCTTATTATTCAATCTTTTGGATTACTCATGTCAtctgttcttttgttttccttttgtcttttctttactttgtgtTCATAGTTTGAGTGCTTTTACTCACTTCCCCCTATTGAAGGTTGCATCTTTATTCCATGGAATAGAAAGGTATCAAgcatttatgttgttttgacTTTCTGTTTATCCTTAATCACCTTTTGTTATTTCTTGATAGTTTCACTCTGCACTACATTCAGTATTATTTTTGCCATTAATAGGGGTGACGAGACACTCAGCTCCCGATATGAGACAGTACACGATATTAGGTTCACAAGAACAAGATGTTacactatttttaaaaatgacttcaataccAAAATATGATTGGAAAATAGTATTGTGTCTGTCAATATCTTCTGCTGTGTGTAGGAATGGTAAACTAGTGGCTATTTCATGCTACGCATCACCAttataaacaattattttgagTCTGTCCAACTAAGTAACTTATGTATCAAACATGTGGACTTTATCAGCACCTACCAAGTATATAATGTTGCTGCTGTCAATCTGTTCCTTTCAGGCTACTTCGACAGGGGAAGGTGAAGGTGGTGAGGTCCTGGTAGGCCACAGACCCAAGGCCTCAGCCCCCAACGCCCCATCGACccaggacaaacagacaaactggTCCAAGCAAAACCTCCCACCATCAGATCAGAAGTCAACTGCCGATTCTCACTCCGTCTCCTCCTGCATCATCCCCATCAACGTCACAGGTAAGACAAGGgagaaaaataggaaaatcaaaaaaagagtAAGGTTGGCCCTAGTGAGGATCAATCAGGGACTTTGTTATTCTGAGGAAACAGCGCTTAATCAGGAATCAAACCCAGGCTACCTGCATGACCAGGAATCTAATTGactattttacattttagttttttatatgGCTTATGGCTTCTGTGTTGTTATTGCAGGAGTTGGGTTTGACAGGGAAGCAAGTGCTCGTTGCTCTCTAGTCCATTCCCAGTCGGTTCTTCAGAGGAGAAGGaagctgaggaggaggaagactaTCACAGGAATACCCAAAAGAGTACAACAGGACATGGGTATGTTATAGAGAACACCTGGAAATTTAGCATTATTATACTGTATGGGTCTAAATCTTGTAGATGTGGCAAATTTCTATtggttttattaatatttttccaATTAAATTGCTGAAATCTGGGAATGAAGTGACCTTgctaatacagccatgagttCATGAGAGCAAGCTAAATGAGCAGCAACAACCACATGCAAACTAAATTCTAGGCAGTCCATTAAAACTGTTACCCAAACTGTACTAGCTACTTGTGAGCTACTACATGGTTTAGCTTTGACCTATTATCTGTCGTTTTGCACGCATGCAGTTTCATAATGCCTGGACATTTTAAATCCTCTTACCTTTGTTTTTGCATCCAAATAATGTGGTTTTCAGAAAGTAGCATAGCTGGGGATTTACAATCTAAACGTGAATAACGGAGGTCCTGATTCTCAGCAATAAAGCTAGCCTGTAAAATGTTGCCATTTCATGTAGGAAAAACACTCAACATGCTTTGTCTCTTTGCTTTCAGACTCAGATGAATCACCCGTAGCAAGAGAGCGCACTGTGATTGTCCATGCCAACTCGCAccaactctctctctgtcaggaAGACCTCTTAATCAGTGGTCACCTCCATCACACTCGTGACTCTGGCTGCCAAACAGATGATTTCCTTATACCATGTAAGTTTCTGAGAATGGACAAGTATGTTTAGATCTTTATTTTGGTTTCCATATTTGTGCTACGGACTAGGTTGAGGAATTTGCTGAAATCAATCCTgctataaataatattacaaaatgCTTGATTTTGAGTTCTAGCTGTGATGATCGCTCAGCTCAGATAGCAGCCATTGATACATTTGAACTGTAAAACCATCTGAAGGCTGCCAATAATATCAAACCAGTACACTTTCATCTCAACCTATATCCATCAAACTAGAATTCAAATTACGTAGGCCTATGGTAAAGAATGGTCCATTTGGTCAACATTAAAGACATTAAGAAATTtgacccccctctctcttttctgtctttccctCTTCAGGTACAGCTGCTCCCTCCAGAAGACGCATCAGAGCCCAACGTGGCCATCAGGGAAtccctgcctctctctcccattcAACAGGCAACATTTCTTCCCTGGGTGACCAGTCAGATTCCACATACACCAGTGCTGCAGGCCATGGTGGACGGTTGCGTTCTCGTAGCCTTCCTCGAGAGGGTGGACGTCTGATGGACAGTGATGAGGATGACGATGACAAttatgatgatgacgatgaagACGAGGATTTGTCACCATATGAAGCAGAGGACTTCATTCCACCTGGTCCTAGTCCCagaatgaagatgatgatgatgaaagatgaagaagagagcACAGATGACCAGGCAGCGCCTGAGCCACTGCAACTTGGAAGCCTGAAAAGGTTGCAGCGATCTGGGGATAGAGAcagaggaggtggtggaggagggaACCCAGAGCACAGCTGGATGGAGAGGGGCCGTTCTCGCTTGCCCCGCAAGGCTGATATGGGCAGCTGTGAGATCTCATCGAGTTCAGATACTTTTAGCAGCCCTATTCACTCTGTTTCTACAACAGGAGTCCTAGGCAGCCATGTGGACCACAAGGAGGACCACCAGTCATCAAGTGGGAACTGGAGTGGTTCCAGCTCCACATGCCCCTCTCAGACATCTGAAACCATCCCCCCGCCTTCTTCTCCACCCCTGACAGGCTCCTCCCACTGCGACTCAGAGCTGTCACTCAACACTGTGCCCAATGCCATTGATGAGGGATTCTCTCTGGATCCCTCATACCACTCAGACCTTAGACCTCAGGGCCAGGGCCACAGGTCAAGCTCGTTCACATCCTCAGCAACAGACCAGCTGGACGATGCAGGGGTCAGTACAGCCAGTGAGGGGGAGTGGACATACCCTCCAGATCAAGACCAGACTGATCCAGATCATGACCCTGAACAAACCCAAAATCTAAACCAGAGCCATGGGTTAGCGCAGGAGTACAGCTCCAAACAAGGTCTACAAGACCAACCCTGTTTTGGTGACAAGACCAGCAACACTGAAAAAGAGGCTAGCTCTTATTACCCATCTGATACAGAGGGTTTCTACTCCTCTAATCTGCATTTTGGAGAGTGTAATCAGAGTTACAGAGGATACATGTATAACTATGCAGACCCAGGGCATGACTATGGCCAATCCAACACTGTGGCAGCACCACTATCACATGGAGTTTACTCCCAGCCCTCAGCTGACTTCAGAGCAGGTACTATGACCCTGGGAAGGACCTGTCGTCCGCTAAGGAAACCAAAAGTCAAACCTCCACCACCCAAACGGACCTCCTCACTGAAAAACACCTGTAGTGGAGTTGATGTTggaacagacacacaggcagatCAGGATTCACCAAAGATGGTTAGTGAACAAGAGCTTACCTTGTCTTCCACAGATATGAAGCTGGAACTGGAGCTAGAGCTTGGAGGTGCTCCAGAACCATTACAGACATCCTGTCTAGTGGCAGAGCCTTTGGGAACTTGGGGAAGGGGACTGGGTGAAACCGTGGACATAGTAGAGCCCATGTCCTTCAGCTCTGCAGATACACACTCGTTTAAGGATGAAggcgctgtgcaatctgactaTGCAGACCTGTGGCTTCACAACACTGAGCTTAAATCCAACAATGGTGAGTACATGTCTATGTCCAACTCAAGCACAGCTACAGGCACTACCGTCATGGAGTGTATCAAGTCACCAGAcagctcttcctcctcctcagaaACACAAACCCAGGTCCTTGTCCAGGCTTCAGAGACCAGGGCAACAACTTCACCTCTCCCACCTGGAGACTTCAAACTTGGGTCACCTGAAAAGCTGGCTGGCCTGGCTTCCCCATCAAGTGGCtattccagccaatcagagactcCAACATCAACCTTGCCCTCATCTTCGGCAGCATTCTTCCCAGGACCACTGTCTCCCTCAACTGGCAAGCGAAAGCCTAAAGTGCCCGAGAGGAaatcttctctttcttccttgCAGCACTTCCCTAGAGATGGAGCTTCCATTTCCTCTGGCTATAAAAGAGACCCAGACTTCCCACCTCCACCTTCTCAACTTGATCTCAATGTTCTTCATGGTGGTTATGTCAGACACACGCTATCCCACCGAACACACCACATGCACACGCTCCACCACAGCAAACACAGAGTTGCAAATGTTTTAGCCACTGGAACAAAGTTGTTGGCCCCTGAGGCATCAAATGCCAACCCACCTCCAAGCTCAAACTCTGCTCTAATAATTCCCAGCTCCAATCTATTGGTGATAACTCCATCTGCTCTTCGTTCAGTGCAGCTCCATCCTATTAGCCAATCTAGAGACCGTGCTACATCTGCAGACCAGGAAACAGCAAGTTGTGGAGAGACCGCTA of Etheostoma spectabile isolate EspeVRDwgs_2016 chromosome 1, UIUC_Espe_1.0, whole genome shotgun sequence contains these proteins:
- the nhsb gene encoding Nance-Horan syndrome protein isoform X7, which produces MALACLGLGCAPVRSKAVSNLDIESKLLLHYQAPWHQQHNVFHPCTRPPCLEELHRSAQLNLRALHRDEQQRPRSTSRERNRVTISISVAPPMPTFPSPHSIRRQQRSRLARAQERAERERELDYQPRKERTVRETEIQTVQRKERPGREADVQTIQRKFECFYSLPPIEGCIFIPWNRKATSTGEGEGGEVLVGHRPKASAPNAPSTQDKQTNWSKQNLPPSDQKSTADSHSVSSCIIPINVTGVGFDREASARCSLVHSQSVLQRRRKLRRRKTITGIPKRVQQDMDSDESPVARERTVIVHANSHQLSLCQEDLLISGHLHHTRDSGCQTDDFLIPCTAAPSRRRIRAQRGHQGIPASLSHSTGNISSLGDQSDSTYTSAAGHGGRLRSRSLPREGGRLMDSDEDDDDNYDDDDEDEDLSPYEAEDFIPPGPSPRMKMMMMKDEEESTDDQAAPEPLQLGSLKRLQRSGDRDRGGGGGGNPEHSWMERGRSRLPRKADMGSCEISSSSDTFSSPIHSVSTTGVLGSHVDHKEDHQSSSGNWSGSSSTCPSQTSETIPPPSSPPLTGSSHCDSELSLNTVPNAIDEGFSLDPSYHSDLRPQGQGHRSSSFTSSATDQLDDAGVSTASEGEWTYPPDQDQTDPDHDPEQTQNLNQSHGLAQEYSSKQGLQDQPCFGDKTSNTEKEASSYYPSDTEGFYSSNLHFGECNQSYRGYMYNYADPGHDYGQSNTVAAPLSHGVYSQPSADFRAGTMTLGRTCRPLRKPKVKPPPPKRTSSLKNTCSGVDVGTDTQADQDSPKMVSEQELTLSSTDMKLELELELGGAPEPLQTSCLVAEPLGTWGRGLGETVDIVEPMSFSSADTHSFKDEGAVQSDYADLWLHNTELKSNNGEYMSMSNSSTATGTTVMECIKSPDSSSSSSETQTQVLVQASETRATTSPLPPGDFKLGSPEKLAGLASPSSGYSSQSETPTSTLPSSSAAFFPGPLSPSTGKRKPKVPERKSSLSSLQHFPRDGASISSGYKRDPDFPPPPSQLDLNVLHGGYVRHTLSHRTHHMHTLHHSKHRVANVLATGTKLLAPEASNANPPPSSNSALIIPSSNLLVITPSALRSVQLHPISQSRDRATSADQETASCGETATRPKCPPSGSTLAPPPINTRPLPPRRPPPRPPAHDHTSSPEHLQPPLPGRHPDGPPSYESLLLRQDRYGLGTFWAMTAFRTRVDPSSELLEDSSPLHRPVPRAPHPSPVDLHTHIHSHTEFRGLTHSAHAHPEFRVLGERSFSQEDDDDEDEEEEEEEQVKEPPRAACSRGGMRLDHPPPPAYEFAGVSHSDSGPWASPVKVPGTTMETSHPYLISDARRGYEEQEEEEEVTSGATRSAHQQQPQESKDDSTTPDTEDYFSKGMFCAADSTPSDNSLSPLMDDTKVDDDIIITSPNKTRTTEDLFAMIHRSKRKVLGRKDSGDLNAKSRLCPAAPVTPVSTVIIPPAPPLIIPAPLATAAGSQRAPVPIYRSAKKSSTSNEEFKLLLLKKGSRSDSSYRMSATEILKSPITPKTPGDPLQEGAIRQAEELSSTLQEPHISGLDPIQIPGLFPRANSESFTPKTMPMSAASRQGRSRIPPVANSSRYSTRSRLYTAPMQAISEGETENSDGSPHDDRSS
- the nhsb gene encoding Nance-Horan syndrome protein isoform X3; its protein translation is MPFAKRIVEPQLLCRHQIPNDEALLFEDLCTISNVVLSRTLRQLSDLARHACSLFQELENDIISTNQRVWVLQNKIGQIQQTASALDPKKEAVPVSNLDIESKLLLHYQAPWHQQHNVFHPCTRPPCLEELHRSAQLNLRALHRDEQQRPRSTSRERNRVTISISVAPPMPTFPSPHSIRRQQRSRLARAERTVRETEIQTVQRKERPGREADVQTIQRKFECFYSLPPIEGCIFIPWNRKATSTGEGEGGEVLVGHRPKASAPNAPSTQDKQTNWSKQNLPPSDQKSTADSHSVSSCIIPINVTGVGFDREASARCSLVHSQSVLQRRRKLRRRKTITGIPKRVQQDMDSDESPVARERTVIVHANSHQLSLCQEDLLISGHLHHTRDSGCQTDDFLIPCTAAPSRRRIRAQRGHQGIPASLSHSTGNISSLGDQSDSTYTSAAGHGGRLRSRSLPREGGRLMDSDEDDDDNYDDDDEDEDLSPYEAEDFIPPGPSPRMKMMMMKDEEESTDDQAAPEPLQLGSLKRLQRSGDRDRGGGGGGNPEHSWMERGRSRLPRKADMGSCEISSSSDTFSSPIHSVSTTGVLGSHVDHKEDHQSSSGNWSGSSSTCPSQTSETIPPPSSPPLTGSSHCDSELSLNTVPNAIDEGFSLDPSYHSDLRPQGQGHRSSSFTSSATDQLDDAGVSTASEGEWTYPPDQDQTDPDHDPEQTQNLNQSHGLAQEYSSKQGLQDQPCFGDKTSNTEKEASSYYPSDTEGFYSSNLHFGECNQSYRGYMYNYADPGHDYGQSNTVAAPLSHGVYSQPSADFRAGTMTLGRTCRPLRKPKVKPPPPKRTSSLKNTCSGVDVGTDTQADQDSPKMVSEQELTLSSTDMKLELELELGGAPEPLQTSCLVAEPLGTWGRGLGETVDIVEPMSFSSADTHSFKDEGAVQSDYADLWLHNTELKSNNGEYMSMSNSSTATGTTVMECIKSPDSSSSSSETQTQVLVQASETRATTSPLPPGDFKLGSPEKLAGLASPSSGYSSQSETPTSTLPSSSAAFFPGPLSPSTGKRKPKVPERKSSLSSLQHFPRDGASISSGYKRDPDFPPPPSQLDLNVLHGGYVRHTLSHRTHHMHTLHHSKHRVANVLATGTKLLAPEASNANPPPSSNSALIIPSSNLLVITPSALRSVQLHPISQSRDRATSADQETASCGETATRPKCPPSGSTLAPPPINTRPLPPRRPPPRPPAHDHTSSPEHLQPPLPGRHPDGPPSYESLLLRQDRYGLGTFWAMTAFRTRVDPSSELLEDSSPLHRPVPRAPHPSPVDLHTHIHSHTEFRGLTHSAHAHPEFRVLGERSFSQEDDDDEDEEEEEEEQVKEPPRAACSRGGMRLDHPPPPAYEFAGVSHSDSGPWASPVKVPGTTMETSHPYLISDARRGYEEQEEEEEVTSGATRSAHQQQPQESKDDSTTPDTEDYFSKGMFCAADSTPSDNSLSPLMDDTKVDDDIIITSPNKTRTTEDLFAMIHRSKRKVLGRKDSGDLNAKSRLCPAAPVTPVSTVIIPPAPPLIIPAPLATAAGSQRAPVPIYRSAKKSSTSNEEFKLLLLKKGSRSDSSYRMSATEILKSPITPKTPGDPLQEGAIRQAEELSSTLQEPHISGLDPIQIPGLFPRANSESFTPKTMPMSAASRQGRSRIPPVANSSRYSTRSRLYTAPMQAISEGETENSDGSPHDDRSS
- the nhsb gene encoding Nance-Horan syndrome protein isoform X5; amino-acid sequence: MPFAKRIVEPQLLCRHQIPNDEALLFEDLCTISNVVLSRTLRQLSDLARHACSLFQELENDIISTNQRVWVLQNKIGQIQQTASALDPKKEAVPVSNLDIESKLLLHYQAPWHQQHNVFHPCTRPPCLEELHRSAQLNLRALHRDEQQRPRSTSRERNRVTISISVAPPMPTFPSPHSIRRQQRSRLARAERTVRETEIQTVQRKERPGREADVQTIQRKATSTGEGEGGEVLVGHRPKASAPNAPSTQDKQTNWSKQNLPPSDQKSTADSHSVSSCIIPINVTGVGFDREASARCSLVHSQSVLQRRRKLRRRKTITGIPKRVQQDMDSDESPVARERTVIVHANSHQLSLCQEDLLISGHLHHTRDSGCQTDDFLIPCTAAPSRRRIRAQRGHQGIPASLSHSTGNISSLGDQSDSTYTSAAGHGGRLRSRSLPREGGRLMDSDEDDDDNYDDDDEDEDLSPYEAEDFIPPGPSPRMKMMMMKDEEESTDDQAAPEPLQLGSLKRLQRSGDRDRGGGGGGNPEHSWMERGRSRLPRKADMGSCEISSSSDTFSSPIHSVSTTGVLGSHVDHKEDHQSSSGNWSGSSSTCPSQTSETIPPPSSPPLTGSSHCDSELSLNTVPNAIDEGFSLDPSYHSDLRPQGQGHRSSSFTSSATDQLDDAGVSTASEGEWTYPPDQDQTDPDHDPEQTQNLNQSHGLAQEYSSKQGLQDQPCFGDKTSNTEKEASSYYPSDTEGFYSSNLHFGECNQSYRGYMYNYADPGHDYGQSNTVAAPLSHGVYSQPSADFRAGTMTLGRTCRPLRKPKVKPPPPKRTSSLKNTCSGVDVGTDTQADQDSPKMVSEQELTLSSTDMKLELELELGGAPEPLQTSCLVAEPLGTWGRGLGETVDIVEPMSFSSADTHSFKDEGAVQSDYADLWLHNTELKSNNGEYMSMSNSSTATGTTVMECIKSPDSSSSSSETQTQVLVQASETRATTSPLPPGDFKLGSPEKLAGLASPSSGYSSQSETPTSTLPSSSAAFFPGPLSPSTGKRKPKVPERKSSLSSLQHFPRDGASISSGYKRDPDFPPPPSQLDLNVLHGGYVRHTLSHRTHHMHTLHHSKHRVANVLATGTKLLAPEASNANPPPSSNSALIIPSSNLLVITPSALRSVQLHPISQSRDRATSADQETASCGETATRPKCPPSGSTLAPPPINTRPLPPRRPPPRPPAHDHTSSPEHLQPPLPGRHPDGPPSYESLLLRQDRYGLGTFWAMTAFRTRVDPSSELLEDSSPLHRPVPRAPHPSPVDLHTHIHSHTEFRGLTHSAHAHPEFRVLGERSFSQEDDDDEDEEEEEEEQVKEPPRAACSRGGMRLDHPPPPAYEFAGVSHSDSGPWASPVKVPGTTMETSHPYLISDARRGYEEQEEEEEVTSGATRSAHQQQPQESKDDSTTPDTEDYFSKGMFCAADSTPSDNSLSPLMDDTKVDDDIIITSPNKTRTTEDLFAMIHRSKRKVLGRKDSGDLNAKSRLCPAAPVTPVSTVIIPPAPPLIIPAPLATAAGSQRAPVPIYRSAKKSSTSNEEFKLLLLKKGSRSDSSYRMSATEILKSPITPKTPGDPLQEGAIRQAEELSSTLQEPHISGLDPIQIPGLFPRANSESFTPKTMPMSAASRQGRSRIPPVANSSRYSTRSRLYTAPMQAISEGETENSDGSPHDDRSS